The Pradoshia eiseniae DNA segment CATCGCGATGGAGTTTCCAGAACTATTCAATATTTACTTTGTGATATTGGGATTAATGGCAGGTTATCTTGTCGTTATGATAGATTTACTAATCCATAACACTTGGCGGGGGGAAAAGAGGTGAATATAGATTGAATCATGGAGCACCAACACTAGAACTTTTTGGTCTTACCTTCAACCTAGGTAACGTTCTGATGATCACGGTAGCGAGTGTCATTGTCTTTCTCATTGCTGTCCTGTCCACCCGGAAATTAGCAGTGAAGCCTACCGGTATGCAGAACTTCATGGAATGGGTAATCGACTTCGTAAGAAATATTATTAACAGCAATATGGACTGGAACACAGGCGGACGCTTCCTGATCCTAGGGACAACCCTAATCATGTACATATTCGTATCGAATATGCTAGGTCTTCCGTTCTCAGTCACCTATAATGGAGATCTGTGGTGGAAATCACCAACAGCTGATCCAGTAATTGCCCTTACGCTCGCTGTCATGATTGTCGTATTAACCAACTTCTACGGCATCAAGATGCGCGGACTTAAAGGTTACGGCAAGAACTTTGTGGCACCAATGCCTTTCTTATTTCCCTTAAAGATTATTGAAGAGTTTGCAAACACACTTACATTGGGCTTGCGTCTATTCGGTAATATTTATGCGGGTGAGATTTTGCTCAGTCTTTTGGCTGGCTCGCTGGCTACAGGATTCTGGGGACACATTGTCGCTTTTGCGCCAACAATGGTTTGGCAGGCATTCAGTATTTTCATTGGAGCAATCCAAGCGTTTATCTTTACGATGTTAACGATGGTTTACATGGCCCACAAAGTCAGCGAAGACCATTAATAATATAAACAAATCCAAAATACTAGTTATACAAATTAAAGGAGGAACTTCATAATGAGTTTGGGAGTTATCGCAGCAGCAATCGCAATTGGTTTAGCCGCTCTTGGAGCAGGTATTGGTAATGGTATGATCGTATCTCGTACAGTAGAGGGTATCGCACGTCAGCCAGAAGCACGTGGAATGCTTCAAACAACAATGTTCATCGGGGTAGCACTAGTTGAGGCGATTCCGATCATCGCGGTTGTTATCGCGTTCATGGTATTGAACAGATAATTGACAATTTTGATGGCGGAGAATCTTAAATCAGGTATCTTCGCCATTCCTTTATGACTTTGAAAATTAGCCGTTCGCTATAAACGGCTCGATTATAATGCATGTAAAGACTTCTGAAGGGAGTGAAATAGGGGTGTTATTTACTAATTTTGTACTCGGAGCAACAGCGCACGCTGGATTGAATACGGGTGACATCATCTTCCAATTGGTGGCATTCATCGTATTGATGCTTTTACTTAAGAAATTTGCTTTCGGTCCGCTTATGGGAATCATGAAAGAACGTGAATCTCATGTAGCGAGCGAAATTGAATCTGCAGAGAAAAGCCGCGCAGAAGCAGCTGCATTGCTTGAAGAACAACGCACAATGCTGAAAGAAGCTCGCCAGGAATCATTAGCTCTTATTGAAGAGGCTAAGAAGCATGGCGAAACACAGCGTGAAGAAATCATTGCAATGGCACGCCAGGAAGCTGAACGAGTGAAAGAATCAGCAACCCGCGAGATCGAACAGCAAAAAGAACAAGCTGTTGCTGCCCTTCGTGAACAAGTTGCATCCTTGTCTGTTTTAATTGCGTCTAAAGTGATTGAAAAAGAACTTAGTGCAAAAGATCAGGAAAAATTGATCAATGAATACATTCAAGAGGCAGGAGAAGAGCGATGAGTCATACACTTGCAGCGAAACGCTATGCAAATGCTCTTTTCCAAATTGCCAAGGAAGAAAACCAAATCGACCGCTTGGAAACGGAAATCAGAACGGTTAAAGAAGTTTTTGAAACGAATGGCCAGTTTATCGAGTTCCTTGAACATCCAAAGGTCTCTATGGAAAACAAGAAACAAGCGATCGCAACTGCTTTCGCAACTGCTTCTCCTTCCATCCAAAACCTGTTGATGCTTCTTGTTGAACGCCACAGGGAAACAATCGTGCCAGACCTTGCAGATGAATTCATCATCCTGGTGAATGAGCAAACAGGGATCGTTGACGCGAAAGTGTACTCTGTACGGCCGTTATCCAACGCGGAGCAAGAAGGAATTTCAAAGGTTTTTGCCCGTAAAATTGGAAAACAAGCATTGCGCATTGAAAATATCGTAGACAGCAGTCTTTTAGGCGGCATCAAAATCCGTATCGGAAACCGTATTTTTGATGGTACGGTCCAAGGGAAACTCGATCGCTTAGAGCGCAGTCTGCTCGGTTAATAATAGAAGTTAGGGGTGAAATTCATGAGCATCAGAGCTGAAGAAATCAGCGCGCTGATTAAGAAACAAATTGAAGGCTATCAATCTGATATAGAAGTAAGCGAAGTCGGCACGGTTATCACAGTCGGTGACGGGATCGCGCGTGTTCATGGATTGGACAACGCCATGTCCGGAGAGCTTCTTGAGTTCTCTAACGGTGTAGTAGGTATGGCGCAAAACTTGGAAGAGAATAACGTCGGTGTTATTATCCTCGGTCCTTTCCGCGACATTAAAGAAGGTGACACAGTACGCCGCACAGGACGCATCATGGAGGTACCGGTGGGTGACGCGCTTATTGGCCGCGTAGTTAACTCCCTCGGTCAACCGCTTGATGGCATGGGTCCAATCGCGACAACTGACACGCTTCCAATCGAAAACAACGCACCAGGCGTTATGGACCGTAAATCTGTTCATGAGCCGCTTCAAACTGGTATCAAGGCAATCGATGCCCTTGTTCCAATCGGACGCGGACAACGTGAATTGATTATCGGAGACCGTCAAACTGGTAAAACTTCCGTAGCAGTAGATACAATCCTTAACCAAAAGGATGAAAACATGATTTGTATCTACGTGGCTATCGGACAAAAAGAATCAACGGTTCGTGGAACAGTTGAAACATTCCGTAAGTACGGTGCGCTTGATTACACAATCGTTGTATCTGCATCTGCTTCTCAGCCGGCACCGCTATTATACTTAGCTCCTTACTCCGGCGTAACAATGGGTGAGCATTTCATGCGCCAAGGCAAGCACGTTCTTGTCGTGTACGATGATCTGTCCAAGCAAGCTGCGGCTTACCGTGAGCTTTCCTTGCTCCTTCGTCGTCCTCCAGGCCGTGAAGCCTTCCCAGGTGACGTATTCTACTTGCACTCCCGCTTGCTCGAGCGTGCAGCTAAATTAAATGATACTTTAGGTGCTGGTTCCATCACAGCATTACCGTTCGTTGAAACACAAGCAGGCGATATCTCTGCTTACATTCCAACAAACGTAATCTCCATCACGGATGGGCAAATCTTCTTGCAATCTGACTTATTCTTCTCCGGCGTACGCCCTGCAATCAACGCAGGTCTTTCCGTATCCCGTGTAGGTGGATCTGCGCAAATTAAAGCAATGAAGAGCGTTGCCGGTACACTTCGTCTGGACTTGGCATCCTTCCGTGAGCTTGAAGCTTTCTCTCAATTCGGTTCTGACTTGGATAAAGCAACACAAGCGAAATTGAACCGTGGTCAACGTACGGTTGAGGTATTGAAACAAGACCTTCACAAACCGCTTCGTGTAGAACAGCAAGTATTAATCCTATACTGCTTGACTCGCGGATTCTTAGATGATATTCCACTCGCTGATATCAGACGCTTCGAAGCAGAAATCATCGAATGGACTGGCCGCAACCACAATGAACTTTATGAACATATCAAATCAACTGGAAAACTTCCGGAAGAAAGCGATATGAACGCGGCAATTACTGAATTCAAAAAACAATTTGTTGTATCGGAATAACAGGATAGGCATTAATAGAAGGATGGTGAGAATGAATGGCATCATTACGTGATATAGACGCGCGTATAAAATCAACAAAGAAAACGAGCCAGATCACAAAAGCCATGCAAATGGTCTCCGCCTCCAAATTGAATCGTGCCGAAACAAACGCGAAAGCTTTTGTACCGTACATGGAGAAAATCCAAGAGGTCGTATCAAGCATCGCGAACGGAAGCAAGGATGCATCTCATCCGATGCTCGTCTCGCGTCCTGTGAAAAGAACTGGATACGTAGTTATCACTTCCGATCGCGGATTGGCTGGACCATATAACAGCAGTGTCTTGAGAAAGGTGTATCAGACGATCAGTGAGCGCCATAAGTCTCCGGATGAGTATGGCATTATCGTACTTGGACGTATTGGCAGTGAATTCTTCCGCATGCGCGGAATGAACGTCATCCAAGAGCTTACTGGGATCTCTGATCAGCCAACTTTTGATGATATTAAAGGAATCACATCCAGTACGGTGAAATTATTCGCAGATGAAGCAGTGGATGAAATCTATATGTATTACAACCACTTTATCAGTGCTATTTCTCAAGAGGTAACGGAGAAGAAATTGTTGCCTCTTGGAAGTGTTGATTCAGACAAAGCCTCAACGCTTTACGAGTTTGAACCGAATCAAGAGGAAATTCTTAAAGTGTTGCTCCCACAATATGCGGAAAGCCTTATGTACGGCGCGCTATTGGACGGCAAGGCAAGCGAGCACGCATCCCGTATGACAGCGATGAAGAGTGCAACAGATAACGCTTCTGAGCTTATCGGCTCACTCACGCTCACATACAACCGTGCACGTCAGGCTGCGATCACACAAGAGATTACCGAGATTGTCGGCGGAGCTGCCGCACTCGAATAGATAAATGGATAAACAATAGATTGAAGCACTCACTCGGCATTAGAGTAAATAGGAGGGAATGGAATGAACATAGGACGCGTTACTCAAGTCATGGGTCCGGTTGTCGACGTTCGTTTTGAAAACGGCAAACTGCCTGAGATCTATAACGCTCTGAAGATTAATATTTCCAAAGGGGCTCCAGCTGATGAAGCGGAATACCTCACTTTGGAAGTTGCTCTTCATTTGGGCGATGATACGGTTCGTACAATTGCGATGGCTTCTACAGACGGTTTAGTCCGTCACGCGGAAGTAATCGATACAGGAGCGCCAATTTCAGTACCAGTTGGAGACGTAACACTTGGTCGCGTATTCAACGTATTGGGAGAGAAAATTGACCTTGATCCTGCTTTGGAAGGCGATTATCAAAAAGACCCTATCCACAGGGAAGCTCCAAAATTTGAAGAATTATCTACTCAAGTTGAGATCCTTGAAACAGGTATCAAAGTAGTAGACTTGCTTGCTCCTTACATCAAGGGCGGTAAGATTGGATTGTTCGGTGGTGCCGGTGTAGGTAAAACCGTATTAATCCAAGAATTGATCAACAACATCGCTCAAGAGCACGGCGGTATTTCTGTATTCGCCGGTGTTGGTGAGCGTACACGTGAAGGTAATGACCTTTACCACGAAATGACAGATTCTGGCGTTATCAAGAAAACAGCGATGGTATTCGGACAAATGAACGAGCCGCCTGGAGCACGTATGCGTGTTGCCTTGACTGGTTTGACAATGGCTGAATACTTCCGTGATGTTCAAGGCCAGGACGTATTGTTCTTTATCGATAACATCTTCCGTTTCACACAAGCCGGTTCTGAAGTATCCGCCCTTCTTGGACGTATGCCTTCTGCCGTTGGTTACCAGCCAACATTGGCCACTGAAATGGGTCAATTACAAGAGCGTATCACATCTACTAACGTAGGTTCTGTTACATCTATCCAAGCAATCTATGTACCAGCCGATGACTACACTGACCCGGCTCCGGCTACAACATTCGCCCACTTAGATGCTACAACAAACCTTGAGCGTAGACTATCCGAGATGGGTATCTACCCAGCGGTGGATCCGCTAGCGTCCACTTCTCGCGCCCTTTCTCCAGATATCGTTGGAGAAGAGCACTATGAAGTAGCTCGTGCGGTTCAATCTACACTGCAGCGTTACAGAGAATTGCAAGATATCATTGCCATCCTAGGTATGGATGAATTGGGCGAGGAAGACAAACAGACGGTTGCACGTGCACGCCGTATCCAAAACTTCCTATCTCAAAACTTCCACGTGGCAGAGCAGTTCACTGGTCAAAAAGGTTCTTACGTACCTGTTAAAGAAACTGTTAAAGGATTCAAAGAAATCCTTGACGGTAAGCATGACCACCTTCCTGAGGATGCATTCCGCCTAGTCGGCCGCATTGAAGACGTGGTTGAAAAAGCTAAGCAAATGGGCGTAGAGGCTTAAACCAAACGGATCCTATAGGAGGGCACTTATATGAGAACGATTAAAGTTTCTGTAGTTACTCCTGGCGGTCCTGTATTGGAAGAAGAAGTGGAAATGGTCAGCACAAAAGCTAAAACTGGGGAACTAGGTATCCTTGCCGGACATATTCCAATGGTTGCGCCGCTTGATATTGGCGCTGTCCGTTTGAAAACCGGCAATCATACTGAATGGGTTGCTGTCTCCGGCGGATTCGTCGAAGTTAACGGCCAGGAAGTAACCATTCTTGCCCAATCAGCTGAACGTGCAGAGAACATTGACATTGCTCGCGCCAAACAGGCCAAAGCGCGCGCAGAAAAACGTCTTACAGACAGACAAGCTGCGATCGATGCACATCGCGCCGAAATGGCACTCAAGCGTGCTTTAAACCGTCTAGATATTGCTGAACACCAACGTTAATCTTATGAAAAAACCTTCAAGCTGAGCGAGTAAATCGCCAGTCTTGAAGGTTTTTTGTTTTGATAGGGGATACTTACTCAACAGGATTCGCTCTTAGCCTGGATGATTGATTCAAAGATTCGCTTACATTACGCTTTTTAATTTTTCTCTCAGAGGGTGCTCTTGGCAGTCCCTGTATTCAGCACAATCCTCGCTGTCTCAACATTATTTGGCCGAAAACATATCCCAGTCTATTGCCTCTTCAATAATACTCATAACTTTCTCCATCCGTAATATACATACTAGTACTGGGGGAAAGGCTGTTTCTTCCGACCAAAAGGTCTGTACGACATATCGACAGCCTTGCTAGGCAATGTTATAATGTATACGCTTACATATATTGCATAATCAGAGAATCCTTGCCTAAAAAATACGAGAAATCGGAGGGGTAAAGATGGCATCGCTATATTGGTATCAGAACAATTACATAATCGTTCTGATTTTTTTGTGCCTAGGTATCCTGCTTCCGATCGTCGCGCTCACCATGGGGAAAATTCTTAGACCAAATAAGCCGACGGAGGCAAAGCGCGCCACCTATGAAAGCGGATTGGAGCCATTTCATGATTCAAGGGTCCAATTCAATGTGCGTTATTACATATTTGCGCTTTTGTTTGTTTTATTTGATGTAGAAACGGTATTCCTCTATCCATGGGCCGTAGCCTATGAGAAATTAGGCGTCTTTGCGCTTATTGAGATGTTGATATTTGTCTTCATGCTCATTCTTGGACTGGCATACGCCTGGAGAAAGAAGGTGCTCAAATGGAATTGAAACTTGATCAGCTTTCCGCACACGAAAAGGCCGAGCTTGAGCGAAACATTTTCTTTGCTACCCTAGAGCAAGTGAAGGGCTGGGCAAGAGGGAATTCGCTATGGCCATTAACATTTGGACTTGCCTGCTGTGCAATTGAAATGATGGCTGTCGGCTCTTCACATTATGATGTTGACCGTTTCGGCTCCTTTTTCCGTACATCTCCGCGTCAATCAGACGTGATGATTGTATCCGGAACCGTCACGAAGAAAATGGCCCCGATACTGCGCCGCCTATACGACCAAATGCCTGAACCCAAATGGGTAATCGCAATGGGATCATGCGCGACTGCTGGTGGTCCGTACGTGAAATCATACAGCGTAGTGAAGGGGGTCGACCAAATTGTCCCGGTCGATGTTTACATACCTGGCTGCCCGCCAAATCCAGCAGCATTGATTTATGGCATCAATAAATTGAAAGAGAAAATCGCTTATGAGGCAAAGACGGGGAAGAAGGTGATGTAGATGGGCCGACGCGATATCGAAGTGCTGAAAAGAATGGCGGAGGAGAATGCGAGGAAACGAGCAAAGAATAAACCCGCTGCTGAACCAAAAGAACCGCTAACCGAAGATGAACCTGCCTTATCGCAAGGGAGGACTGCATCCCTAGAGAGTCAAAAATCCGCAGCTGAGCCAAACGCCAATACCGAAGATCTGGTGAAGAAAAAAGCTGCCGCAGCCGCCAAGGCGAAAGCCGCCGCGCTAGCAAAGCAAAAGCGAATGACAGAAGAGGAGGGGTCGAGTACCTCCGACGACCTGGCGAAGAAAAAAGCTGCCGCAGCTGCCAAGGCAAAGGCAGCAGCGCTTGCCAAGCAAAAGCGAATGACAGAAGAGGAGGGGTCGAGTTCCACCACCGACGACCTGGCGAAGAAAAAAGCCGCTGCGGCCGCCAAGGCAAAGGCAGCAGCTCTAGCAAAGCAAAAGCGAATGACTGAAGAGGAAGGGTCGAGTACCTCCGACGACCTGGCGAAGAAAAAAGCCGCAGCCGCCGCCAAGGCGAAGGCAGCTGCGCTCGCAAAGCAAAAGCGAATGACCGAAGAGGAGGGGTCGAGTTCCACCACCGACGACCTGGCAAAGAAGAAAGCCGCTGCAGCAGCCAAGGCAAAAGCCGCCGCTCTCGCGAAGCAAAAGCGAATGACTGAAGAGGGAGGGGAGAACTCTTCCGATGACCTGGCGAAGAAAAAAGCTGCTGCAGCCGCGAAAGCAAAGGCCGCAGCTCTAGCCAAACAAAAACGCGATTCCGGGGAACCGGCAGATCTAGATAAAGAAAAGGCAAAGGCCATTGCCGCTGCCAAAGCGAAGGCGGCTGCAGCCGCTAAGGCTAAACAAAAGGGAGCAGACACTAAAGCGGCAGAGCCCGCTGCTGATATAGCCTTGCCATCCCCAAACCAGCCGATATTGGATACTTACAAGGCTATCATAGAGGGTGAGCTTGGAAATGATAGCTTAGAAGATTCCTATATTAATAAGCTTTCCAAGGATGTACCGACCCTAATCGTGAAAAGAGAGTCCTATCTGCCGCTTGTGACGTGCCTCCGTAATCATCCGAAGCTGCGGTTTGATTATTTAAGTGAAATTCACGGAACAGACTTTTTGGAGCATTTTGAAGTATATTTATATTTACAATCGTTGTTATTTAAACGGGATGTCGTCGTGAAGGTGAAGGTTGACCGAACGCATCCGGAGATTGAATCTGTGACACCGCTTTGGCCAGGGGCGAACTGGGCGGAATCGGAGGCGTATGATTTGCTTGGCATCCATTTCATCGGTCATCCGGATTTGAAACGCATTTTATTGGGCGAAGAGTGGCAGGGCTATCCGCTCCGCAAGGATTATGTCCAATATGATGATGTGGAGGTGTAGGCGATGATTCGCACAGAGGAAATGCTTCTAAATGTCGGGCCTCAGCATCCGAGCACACATGGAGTGCTGCGCATTGTCGTCAAGATTGACGGAGAGATCATCACGGAGGCGACACCTGTTATTGGCTACTTACATAGAGGGACGGAAAAGCTCGCGGAGGATCTTCAATATACGCAAATCATCCCGTATACTGACCGGATGGATTATCTATCTGCGATGACGAATAATTATGTGCTTTGTCATGCGGTTGAGACCATGGTGAACCTCGAGGTGCCGGAGCGCGCAGAATATTTGCGTGTGATGGCAATGGAGCTCGGCCGTATCGCAAGCCATCTCGTGGCTTGGGGCACATTCGTCCTCGACCTTGGAGCGACAAGTCCCTTCATCTATGCCTTCAGGGAAAGGGAGATGATCTTAAATTTTCTCAATGAGCTCTCTGGGGCACGCCTTACCTTCAACTACATGCGCATAGGCGGCGTGAAGTGGGATGCCCCAGATGGGTGGATTGAGAAGGTCGCTGCCTTCATCCCATATATGCGGGAGCAAATAGCGGGCTATCGTGATCTGGTCAGCGGTAATGAGATATTTCAGACGCGTGTAAAAGGAATCGGCATTTATTCGGCGGATGAAGCGATTGCCTATTCACTCAGCGGTCCTAACCTGAGATGCACAGGCATCGATCAGGATATTCGAAAGACAGCCCCATATTCCATCTATGAACGATTTCGTTTTAAAAGTGTTACACGTGAAACAGGGGATGTCCTGTCCCGTTATGAGATTCGTTTGGATGAGATGGAGGAATCCTTAAAAATTTTGGAACAGGCAATTGAGCAATTTCCTAAGAGTGGACCAGTGCTTGCCAAGGTGCCGAAGATTGTGAAGCCGCCAAAGGGAGAGGGCTTCGTGCGAATAGAATCACCGCGAGGCGAAATTGGCTGCTATATTGCAAGTGAGGGGAAGAAAGAGCCGTATCGGCTGAAATTCAGGCGTCCTTCCTTCTATAACCTTCAAATTCTGCCGAAATTATTAAAGGGTGAAAATATTGCGAACCTCGTTGCTATTTTAGGGGCCATTGATATTGTGCTCGGGGAGGTTGATGGATGATGGTACAGGATTTACTGACATCTGCTCCAAGCCTGGGGACGTTTGCTTTCTTTTTCATCACGGCGGTTGCATTTATGTTCGTTATTTTGGGCTTTGTCACATTCGCGATTTTGGCGGAGCGGAAGGTGATGGGCTATATGCAGCTCCGCCATGGGCCTAATCAGCTTGGGGGACACTTTGGATTACTGCAAACGGTGGCCGATGTACTGAAGCTCTTGATTAAGGAGGATACGGTACCGGCCATGGCTGACAAGCCGCTATTCAAGCTTGCGCCTATGATTGCCTTTGCACCGGCGATGATGGTCGTCGCAGTTGTGCCGTTTACTGATAAGCTCCAATTCGCGGACCTTGGCATCGGGCTTCTATATTACATTGCGGTCTCAAGTTTATCGACGGTTGGTGTACTTGCGGCTGGCTGGGCCTCAAACAATAAATACTCTCTCCTTGGGGGGATGCGGGCAGGGGCGCAGATGATATCCTATGAAGTGCCACTGGTGATGTCTGTTATCGGGGTTGTACTCTTGAGCGGGAGTCTTAATTTAAATGATATTGTTGCAGGGCAAGAGGGGCTTTGGAATATTATCAAGCAGCCAGTCGCCTTCGTTATCTTCTTTATTGCCGCTGTCGCAGAGCTGAATCGGGTTCCTTTTGACCTGTCAGAGGCCGAATCAGAGCTCGTCGCTGGCTTTCATGTGGAGTACTCCGGGTTCCGCTGGGCGTTCTTCATGCTGTCGGAGTATGTGTATATGTTCGCGATGGCGGCACTCACGGTTGTTTTATTCCTTGGCGGATGGCATGCGCTTCCGTTTCTAGATGTTATTCCCGGGGCGATTTGGTTCGCGCTGAAATGGTTTGCCGTAACCTTCTTCCTCATTTGGGTGCGAGTCACCCTGCCGCGTCTAAGAGCGGATCACTTAATGGAGTTTGGCTGGAAGGTGCTTTTGCCGCTTGCCCTCGTGAATATTTTCGTAACGGCCCTATTGTTGAAAATCATGTAAGGGAGGCTATCCAATGCTCGGTTTAGTCAAAGGCTTAAAATATACGCTCAAAAATTTATCAAAGGATAAAGTGACCTATGATTATCCAAATGAGCCAATCATGCTACCGGACCGGTTCCGCGGCATCCAGAAATTCTACCCGGAAAAATGCATCGTCTGCAATCAGTGCGTGAATATCTGCCCGACAGATTGCATCCATCTCACCGGCAAGAAGCATCCAGATGCAACAAAGAAGGGGAAGAAGATTATCGACACGTATGATATCAATTTTGAGATTTGTATTTTATGTGATTTATGCACGGAGGTTTGCCCGACTGAGGCGATCGTGATGACCAATAATTTTGA contains these protein-coding regions:
- the nuoH gene encoding NADH-quinone oxidoreductase subunit NuoH, translating into MVQDLLTSAPSLGTFAFFFITAVAFMFVILGFVTFAILAERKVMGYMQLRHGPNQLGGHFGLLQTVADVLKLLIKEDTVPAMADKPLFKLAPMIAFAPAMMVVAVVPFTDKLQFADLGIGLLYYIAVSSLSTVGVLAAGWASNNKYSLLGGMRAGAQMISYEVPLVMSVIGVVLLSGSLNLNDIVAGQEGLWNIIKQPVAFVIFFIAAVAELNRVPFDLSEAESELVAGFHVEYSGFRWAFFMLSEYVYMFAMAALTVVLFLGGWHALPFLDVIPGAIWFALKWFAVTFFLIWVRVTLPRLRADHLMEFGWKVLLPLALVNIFVTALLLKIM
- the nuoI gene encoding NADH-quinone oxidoreductase subunit NuoI translates to MLGLVKGLKYTLKNLSKDKVTYDYPNEPIMLPDRFRGIQKFYPEKCIVCNQCVNICPTDCIHLTGKKHPDATKKGKKIIDTYDINFEICILCDLCTEVCPTEAIVMTNNFELAEYSRDELFKNLQWLDENDENIRKVNQQ